ACCTGTAGTGCAGACAGGCCATCAAAAGGCCCAGAACTACCAAAGAATGTACTGTAATAATTTACACATAATATTAACAAGTTCGTGACCTCAGTACAGAGAATCAGTAGAAAAAAGTCAATTTAACCATGCCTGACACTACAGGGTATTATAATACAACTTGATGCTGCCAGTTCCTGTACTACTTACCTTTTGTAACATACAAATAGAAGAAGTCGCAGTAAAGAATGGTCTGGACCACACCAGCAACAACAGCTATGAGGTCAAAGAATCCTTCAAAATAGTAGCGCCAAATCCAATTGATTAGGTACAAGGCACGGTACAGACCCAAGAAGAAAAGATAGTGAGTGGTGATGGTCTCTGCTTCTCCAGTTTTACTAATCATAAAAAGTTGGGGGAGGATAGCAACTGATTCAAGATAGATGGAGAAGGTCCACAAGATCTGAAAGAAAAAAGGCAGGTACATTCAATACCACTAATTTTGCTCCATTCCTATGGGTAAGGAAAATGTTTGGTTTGACCTCAGCTTTTACCCTCTAACAATTTTATGAATACAGTAATTTGACGAGTCCTCCTTGTCACAAATCCAGACAAAACCTTCTCCAATCAGGACAAGTAGGAAAACTGCATATACTTGTTCCCGAGATGAGTCACAGCCACAGTGACTGTAGACAAGAGAATCTCTGAATCAACTACCTAATGAGCTTGCAGCAGTAGTTTGCCGATGAAGTCAACGTTTCCTAGTATGTGCCTTTCACTTAAAGATTTGCAGCACCCTGAAATCCATTTAAGAGACTTGATTCTGTGAGATGCTGAGGGCTGTTTACAccatgcagcttttagcgacaaggctgtgtcgacataGCCTTGTCCCTAAAAGTCAGCGTGTGTAAACACTCCTTGTTTGAactttgtcggcacttttgccgacaaaatacttccagccccgcgAGCGGCGTTAGCTTTGTCGGCAGAAGAGCACTCCTgcgttcacactgccacttgtgtcggcaaaacttttgttttgcgcatgtgtgtggggggtaggGGTGGAATGCTTTTTTAAGTACCTGTGAAAGACAGAAGTTGTGTCGACAActttgcagtgtacacataccctgagGGTCTCCAAATTGTTGAGGCCATTTTTCATCTCTCTGGATCAGCTTTTAAACAAAGACTCTTAGGCTAGTAAATTGAGAGTAAGTTCCTCCtattttctttcatcaccaccaccacacaattagggcctaatcctgcacaaactgaagacagtggcaaaacttccacagaCTTCACTTGTTGCAGGGCCAGGCCCTAATTGtgaaagaagtttaaaaaaaaaaaaaaaaggagagaaaaaaatgtcaGTTGACTAGAAAATAATTCTTATCCATTTACCTTATTAACTGAGGAAAGCAATTATCAATCTACAATTGTTGTGTGCTCACCAGACAAAAAGCAGACAAAAAGGTAAAATTCCATTTTATGCCTAAATGGAAAGAGCATCCAGCCTAAAGTTTTGCAACATCAATGGAAATCAAAATAATAGAGTATTTTAACACTGGCTGAAAGCTCACtagtcaacagaaaaaaaaagatttaaaaacaagatGTTGCAATGAAGGACATCAAGACAATATTAAGACACTTTCCTTAATGAAATCTACCAACTCTATGGTCTAGAAAAATTCAGTTTCACTCCAATTAAAATATACACAGGAAGGTATATTTTAATACTATAATGGGCACATAAAATAAATGCTTCAGAAATAATAAACAAATTTACTGTATTTCTAGTGTGGCTACAATTCCTGCAAATACTCTAGAAAGTTTGCAATACACTATAATGAtgcaaaatttcagaatttttgtaATTCTTTTTGGTTTCACCAGATGGCACCAAATTCtcacctgctgccagtctggTAAGCTTGAAAAATGCCCCAAAACATAAGACAAATGATACTGCTGGATTAATATCAAAGCCATGAGCGTGAGGGGAACAATATATGcttctgttttataaaataatgaaGTGGCCATCAATTTGAGCACTACATTCAGTCTTTAAAGCGCCATAACCTGTATTCTTTATACACACCACATTCTGACTGAAGTTCAGAGAGTTTAAAGGTGTGTTAAGGGTGCAAGACCACCATATCTGTCATAGGATGTATTTTACGAATGGGCTTTTTAGAAGTGTCTCTTACGTCCAATACAccctcaaaatattttttcatactgAAACATTTCTAACTGTTGaaagcatattttaaataaaattacatcATCTTTACATTATTACAGAAAACCAACAAACTTAAAATACCAGAAATAACCTCAACCAACCTCTAGAGGGGAGAAGTCATGATTGACAAGAAACGAGAGTCCACCAACAGGAACCACCAGAAACTCCACTCGGAATGTATCATGGTTTCCATCGTAGGTAGCCTTAAATTTCATGTAGATCAGGTATACAGTGGCATATGAGCAAGCAACGTAGATAagctaataagaaaaaaaaacagaacataaaTATGATTGTGCAGTCCCtaacaaagaaaaatacattaCTGTTTATAAAAAACCCAAGCTTACTGTTTGTCTATATGACACTGCAAAAGAATACAAGGAGTGAATGGTGTTTTGCTCCTCTTGGTAGAGTACTAATTCAAACGCCAATAACTTTTGGTTCTACATTTTTAACCTAAATAATTATACAAGTTATAACCTGCTGACTTCTGTCAGACAGGATGTAAGGCAGTTTCCACTATAACCCTCTATTTTCATATTTCACCTTTAGTTCTACATTTTTCCATACCTTACTTCTGGCTAGTGGGGACTAAAGGAAGTTTCAGCAAAACTCTTTCAGATGTTTGAGTGGAGAGGATTggaaggaaaaatacattttccctCTTGTAGAAAAATTGTGAAGGGATACTAAAAACTGCCAAACATTTAAACTTAAAATTGCACGTATGCATAATCCATTACTACTATGTGCTTTGGGACTTCTGAAAAATATGAAGTTATGAATGGTTGAAAATTACAGTGCAGCATGCACATGGATATTAGAAAGCGATCTGAAACACAGATCTGATCCTCATGTATGCTCTGTCATGTAGCTATAGCATCATGCTTACTCAACAGAACCGATCTAACACTTTAACAGACACATAGCCTGGAGAAAGAGCACATGGCTAGAGGCCCTGAACTGTTgatttctatttctttttccttttttatcaCAGACTAGCCATAATACCGTACACAGTATGCTTTGTTCCACTGCTTTGTCAGACTCTATGCAGAAAATAACAtgtaaaaaaaggcaaaatttacATGATAAATATATTCAAATATGCCCAGAGTAACAAAACATGACTCCATCAATGTCCAGAGTCCACACATCAAAGTGAACATGAAATTTGAAGAAATAAGAGCTACTGGTGGTTAAAGTGTTGGACTGGGACTTGAGATTCCGGGAGTGTGTTCCTGACTCTGCTGTTAACTTCTTGAGCAACCTTAGGTAAGTCAATTTACATGTTTGTAAAAACAATATATGGTTTATCTTACAATGTTGTGTTAACTGATGTTCATAAAGCTCCAAATACCATGATGAAAAGTCCAGCTTATTACATAGCTTTTAACAAATTACTCCTTTTCTATAGTTGCAGCTTCATCTGATCTAGATGTCGTACTTCCTCATATTAACAGCTTATAGAAGGTTTCTTTGGTGGGAAAGAGTATTTGTACGGAGTGCAAGTTTCCATATACTTTGTCTGAAGCTCCTTTGTCCTTTAAGTTACCAGTGCAGTAGACCATCACCTACCACAAGAGGCTTATGTTAAGGGAATTGTCTGGGCAAAACAATGACTAGCCTTTCTCACTTATGCAGTATACTGTACCTTCATAGATGTGTTATACAATGAAATGAATGAAGTGAAGAGATCCAGATAACGGGTAGTGAAGACCAGAGCAAAGAGAAGCTGGCTTTTCCCAGAAATACCTAAAGCAATAAATGaaataattattatatatatCAAAGGACAATGTTTACTGATAAAGGTGTAGAAGTAAATGGTGAAAGTGCAGGAGCGGATTTCCCTGCACAACTGGATTTCCCTACACAATGAGGACAGAGACTGACTTCTCAGAACTAAGAGAAGCACCAACAGTGTCAGGAGCTTGTGCATGTTAGTGATATCAAACTAAAGTGCACTGGCATCACTGAACTATGCAGTGGAAAAGGTGCCAGCGTGATACAAGATTTAGTTAAAGTTATTAGAAGCCATACTGTTTGCAGATCATACTTTTGGAGGTTATGCCATCTGTTCGGTATCACCACTAGTAGCTTATATATAGCAGAGCTCAGTTATATTAGTAAGAATTAGCTTTGTATTGTAACCAGTGTTGTCACATGCCCCTATACATTAGCTACATACTAGATAGCTCCAAAGATGCAAGGATAGAGCATGTAAACAAGAGATACTGCATATTTCAGGGATCAGAGGAGCACACAAACACCAGTTGCTCAGTGACTTGAAAGGAATTAAAGCTATTTTAACAGTGAATATGGCAATCTAATCTTACAGTTGAATTGCTCCACATGATTAGGCAAATAAATTTTATATAGAATAGTCAGAAAGTGTGCTTAACAGTACATACAGTAACATTTATGAAAGGACTTAAGTGACCTAATTGcctaaatcttattttaaaaatgggatttaggcttgtAAAGCCAATCCTGCGAAGACTTTGCATGTGCTTCACTTCAGGcactgtgagtagttccactgaagacaGTACGTctcaggtacttttgaaaatactCAGGTACTTTAGTGTCCTTGCCTGATATTACCATTCTGATCTGATACTCTGATGTGAGCAGTGACGCTACCTGCTCTACATTTCTCTGACCATATCACTATCCTCATTTCTGATTGTTTTGGGTGAAAGTAGTTTACCCAATATTTTAGCTAAACAGATTAATCTGTTAAAGGCTCAGAGACAGAGGGTAAGAAATATCTAGCATTTATAGATCTGTCCCGTTTTATGACTTGCTATAAAAGTTAAATCCTGGCACTGCAAATCTTTACTCCTCTTTATTAAGGTCCATGAAATTAATTTCCTAGTAATGGCttttaggatcaggcccttaaaaaatacagagaaagttCAACCATGATGCTCTCCATGCAGGGAGGAAATGCTTTGAGTAAAGTTTCCCGCAAATAAAACAATGCTTTGCACCTAAATGAACTGTATTTATACATATAGTCTATATTACTTGAGTAGCTTAATTGTAATATTTTGTTAATTAGGTATTTTATTACAACTTTCATATGTAATAAACATTTATTTGGGAAGCTTAATACATTCTCTCTAGTATCAACCAACTGCCAATAACCTAAATCTTAACATAATAAAGTAAAAGCTATAATAGCTTAAAATCTTCAGTTATGCAAATAAACAAACACTATACAGTTTTTGTTTATATCTTTTCTGTGCTGGAATTTTGCAATCTTAGTTTCCAAAAAATGAAATTTATAGTTTAAGCCCCCACTCACCATTAGTCACAGCTGAATGGGGTTCTCAAGCCCTGAAAATGGGCATTTAGAATATTTTGAATATAAAAGTAAATCCATTTATTTGGCCCCTGAAGTCCAGACCAAGGATACCCGGCATCGGGCCAGGTACAGAACCTACTGTAGACTTGAATCAGCCTACTGTGAAAAGTCAAGAtttgcaacaaacaaacaaacaaacccaaaacaaccaCCTCCAAACCgttgtagggttttgttttgttttttaaaaatctttctaaGATGGCATTTTTTGGAGAAAATTTGGACTTGTCTTTCCCATATAAGTTGGCTATAGCCTCTAGTAAGGTTCAGTGATGAGTGTGAAGTCACCAGCACAGTGTAGCAGCTGGTCCCATGGAAGGTATTGATTCCAGGACCTACCAGATGAAAAAAGGtccattttatattaaaaatgtgcaTAATGCCCCTCTTACCCTGCTCATTTAGGGTATATACATCATGTAGTTTGATAGCCCGTGCAATTACAGGTTATCTTTAACACTTGGCAAGGGATATTGCAGAACACCAAATCAATTTCATGAGTTAATTTGCAGAACAAACAATCTAATTTGAAATGGATTACAGAAAACAATCTGTACATGACAGTTTTACTCCtgggaaattctgtgccaaaaaattaaaaattctgcaaaattatttgtcaaaataacacaatataatcacgccagtttcaattattttggcaatttatttcaaaatacctgtcagcaagtatgtctgtaacaatatagacagaaaaaaaaatacaggaaatgcgggttttttttgttttgacaaacatatttcttactaggcatattaatacagaactttaaGTAATTCACTTAAACTACCAatccagaaatgtatttcccacaTCCCtgagaagcagtgcaaaggcttggagAAGTCAGGGGTAGTGGAGGaattgagggagagggaaggagcctgggagggaAGCTGGAAGGTTGCTGGATGTGGGTGGCAGAAGTATggcacatttttgtgtgtgtgtggggggcgacTGTTAGGGAGCATCCCCTATGCAAACCCTGACTGACCTCTAGCCCCTCCCATTCAGTCATGcacatctgccccatccccatgtgtccctgcgcCCCATCCCCTtctgtccctgcagccctctACCCCCTGCACCCTGGGAGcttcccttctctgtccccatgtggccctgcagcccTCCTCCCATTTAGCTCAATACAGTCACCTCACTAGCTCCTTAGCCTGCGCCCATCTATTCCACACCACTAACCCTTCTGAACCCCAGACTGTGACCTCCCAGAAACCCCACGTGCCACACAGTCTGTCCCCTGCCTCCTCACCTGTCCCCACAGTGAGGACTcagcctctttcccctccctctctgctggctgccctctcttctggtgccacagcagcccctggtagGCAGAAGTGTAACTGCAGTGCCTCTCCAGCAGAATCTATattctgcagaggaaaaaaaaaaaaaaatctacagaggacatgaattctgtgcctgCGCAGTGGCatagaattcctccaggagtataGTTCATGGAAGCACATTATTTAGCATGTTATATCGACTTTCATGTCATAAAAAGGAAATTTATAATGATATTAAATAAGGTCAGCAGCAACTTCCTGTATGGAATTCAACACAAAGATTCCTAGTAATTATTTCTGAGTTGCTGTTTGGTGTGGTATATATTTTTCTGAAGCCTTAATTCAAAAGCTGAAATAACCAGTCTGGCGATCCAAAATCTGGATTGTTTTTCTGCCAAAGCTCTAATGAGCAGCACTACCTGAATTAATTTGCTATCCCCTTGGACTCCTGCCTCTAACTTAATCTAACACATTACCAGAACAatttaaggcaggggttctcaaacacgGACAGTGTGATCCACTTCTCATATAAAGAGATTGTCTTGTGGTCTCCCCTTTCCTATCACAAACTACCTCTTCTTTGTGGCCTCAATCCTTCCAGTGTTCTCTTAGGAATCACTGGCTCAGAGTAGAGGTACATAAGCTGTCTCCCcctcatttccagctgctttttCAGGACTTCAAGCTCTTCTTGGAACACAGACCTtggacacacacagacagaaaagagTAATCAACACTGTGACTTGCCAGCTCTCCACGGACCATAAACTACAGTTTGGGAATCACTCATTTTggggcttttgttttttaattatttctaatTTTCTCCTTACTTTGGGGGCACACAGTTAAACCATCTGTCGGTTTGCTCACACCCTTCCTTAAAATCTGAGAAAATCATAGGGTGCGTGCATGTTTGGTATTACGTTACAAACTGCTCTAATAAACAAGCTTTGTAAGTGATAGCATAAAGCCCTCAAGATGACAGTTGGGTATTCATCAGTGACTGTTGAAGTGTTATCTGGTACCATTATAATGGGTGATGTGCTTCTGGAATGGCCTTACAGACAAATTTGTGTAAACTGATATTTACAGAATTCTTAGAATATAACACATTCTGATATGACAAACTCCCACAGGGAAAAGTCATAGAATCactgaaatgtagggctggaaaggaccctGAGAAGTCATCATGTCcaaccccctgtgctgaggcaggattaaataaAACTTAAACCATGCCTCACAGGTGTTTATctaccctgttcttaaaaatctctaatgatggagattccacaacttcccctGGAAGCCTTTTCTTGgtcttaactacccttatagttagaaagtttttcctaatatctaacctacatctcctttgctacagattaagctcattatttcttgtcctaccttcagtggacagtgaaaacaattgatcaccatcttctttataacagccctcagtctttttttctcaagactaaacatgcctagattttttttaacctttccttgtaggtcacATTTTCCTGAACGATTTACCATTTTtggtgctctcctctggactctctccaatttgtccacatctttcctaaagtgtggtgcccagaactggacacagtactccggctGAAGCATCAACACTGCTGAGTAGAGCGGGAAAATCACCTCCCATTTCCTACATAGGacagtcctgttaatacacccgAGAATGATACtacacttttttttgcaactgtatcacattaTTGATTCATATTAAGTTTATGATCTATTATGACCTCCAGATCCTTGTCAACAGTACTATCACGTAGCtagttgttccccattttgtagttgtctattgatttttcctttctagatGAAGTACTTTGCGCTTGTCTTTACTCAATTTCATCTttttgaattcagaccaattcaaCAATTTGTcagggtcattttgaattctaatcctgtccttcaaaaagcttgcaatccctcccattttggtgtcatctgcaaattttataagcgcACCGACCACTCCAATATCcgagtcattaatgaaaatattgattagcACCAGACCCAAGactgattcctgcaggaccccactagatacacgctccccatttgacagcaaaccacttaAAACTACTTTTTCAGTAGTCTTTCTACCAGTTGTGCACCCTCCTTATAGGAATTTCATCTAGACAGCATTTCCCTTGTTTGCTTATAAGcgtgtcatgtgggactgtgtcaaaagccttactaaaatcgagatatagcacatctactgcttcccacatccactaggccagtaaccctgccaaagaaggaaattttGCCATGGTTTGACATgacttgacaaatccatgctggctatgcCTTATACCCTATTAATCTCTAGGTACTTAAAAAcggattgtttaataatttgttccagtatctttccaagtatcaaagtcaggctgattggtctataattccctgtgtgctctgttttcccctttttaaagatagatactatCTTTGCCTTTCTCCAGGCCTCTGGGACCTTACCAGTCCTCCAAGAGTTCTTAAAGATAACTGATAAcaattccaagattgcttcagttcattccttaagtaccctaggatgaatttcatcggGCCCTGCCGAGTTgaatatttttaacatatttaaaCATTCTTGACCTtggtctttccctattttggcttgcattccttcccctttcTTGTTTAATATTAACTGCATTGAGTATCTGGCcaccattaatctttttagtgaaaactgaagcaaaataggcattaaacacctgaGTTTTcatgatgtcatcagttattagctctccttccccactaaacggaggacctacactttccttcatctttctcttgctcataatgtatttaaagaacttaTCACCTTTTATATCCCttactaggtgtaactcattttgtatcTTAgcttttctcattttgtctgtacattcttttgtttttcttttgt
The nucleotide sequence above comes from Natator depressus isolate rNatDep1 chromosome 10, rNatDep2.hap1, whole genome shotgun sequence. Encoded proteins:
- the KDELR2 gene encoding ER lumen protein-retaining receptor 2, which gives rise to MNIFRLTGDLSHLAAIIILLLKIWKTRSCAGISGKSQLLFALVFTTRYLDLFTSFISLYNTSMKLIYVACSYATVYLIYMKFKATYDGNHDTFRVEFLVVPVGGLSFLVNHDFSPLEILWTFSIYLESVAILPQLFMISKTGEAETITTHYLFFLGLYRALYLINWIWRYYFEGFFDLIAVVAGVVQTILYCDFFYLYVTKVLKGKKLSLPA